In a genomic window of Streptobacillus felis:
- the rpsF gene encoding 30S ribosomal protein S6, whose product MTNYEIMFILSTQLTEEEKKANVEKVEAVLTHAGATEVKTEIMGDRKLAYPIKKKENGYYVLTKFTMDGTQLTEVENKLNISEYLMKYMIVKL is encoded by the coding sequence ATGACAAATTATGAAATTATGTTTATTCTTTCAACTCAATTAACAGAAGAAGAAAAGAAAGCGAATGTTGAAAAAGTAGAAGCTGTTTTAACACATGCTGGAGCAACTGAAGTTAAGACTGAGATAATGGGAGATAGAAAACTAGCATATCCAATTAAGAAAAAAGAAAATGGATATTATGTTTTAACTAAATTTACTATGGATGGTACACAATTAACAGAAGTAGAGAATAAATTAAACATATCTGAGTACTTAATGAAATATATGATAGTAAAATTATAA
- a CDS encoding single-stranded DNA-binding protein, translated as MNYVSLLGRLTRDPEVQYTGTGKAYLRFSIAVQRENNREEVDFINCVAWEKRAETIGQYFKKGSRILVTGRISVSNYETKDGEKRTSTDVVVNSFEFIESRTESNGGSRDYTSNRSVEAPREEILVDEEDDFPF; from the coding sequence ATGAATTACGTATCATTATTAGGAAGACTTACAAGAGACCCTGAAGTTCAATACACAGGAACAGGTAAAGCTTATTTAAGATTTTCTATTGCTGTTCAAAGAGAAAACAATAGAGAGGAAGTAGATTTTATTAACTGTGTTGCTTGGGAAAAAAGAGCAGAGACTATAGGGCAATATTTTAAAAAAGGAAGTAGAATACTAGTCACAGGAAGAATTTCAGTTAGTAACTATGAGACAAAAGATGGAGAAAAAAGAACTTCAACAGATGTTGTAGTCAATAGTTTTGAGTTCATAGAAAGTAGAACTGAATCAAATGGAGGAAGCAGAGATTACACATCAAATAGATCAGTTGAAGCACCAAGAGAAGAAATTCTTGTAGACGAAGAAGATGACTTCCCATTCTAA
- a CDS encoding YadA family autotransporter adhesin — translation MTNINKVKKTLKSFLKGKVSITKKVTILFLIAGVSAFAGYNNAALPSWINASEIPGSWVFTNMEPDNAKTITGNNNIVLGRFAGGNISGSHNFVAGHNGAGGGTTGINNILMGQEAGVNTAGHNNVALGDRAGKNVTGNNNFAAGPFGAGTGVTGYYNIALGNETGQNVGYAGNVPGLESSNNNTGMGRNNVAIGRKAGNSVQGNENVAIGARVGEGVGSKATTNSEGIYNIVVGVESGNNTQGVSNVALGRNAGNNVDGSYNFAVGPGAGNGTKGSNNIFMGENAGVLNGVIANHTISIGGQTKALKDKVIAIGYGAQAKELKTVALGGNAITDVENSVSLGNDTDTEGTANTRTKGTDNTYTTETISNKLSLNFAGGDQVVGVVSVGNSNQTRRIQNVAPGLISSTSTDAINGSQLYALAEKVANIEITAGGASPVLSFTGDNIKTTSDAIGKVDLGTQKLAINGTDGKIKTEVAKDGQSVTINLDDAITNTIAAKADKSEIKTYVVENGKNTVVTKDESTSGTVKFTVDAEKTVVVAGTGLKMVSEVAATKDNNYVNTYTLGLADEVVNKIDGKADKTDIAKTTLTVTDGKVADLEDANKTKLVTADTVKDAINNTGFFINSGKTEGENTGANKTLVKAGEEVKLIAGKNVTIAQSGKEFTFSVDLPEISKIEVKAEENSAITVTKDANKDVYTVGVNVDNDTIVIQDGKLKAIIPSIEPGTITDEVVEGNKLAKTDEPNKYATAGTVVNAINTLGNNTIKLAGNSGETNTQNLNKDGGIKFAIEGNGLVKTEAKEDKVIIDLSDEAKEKLNKIENVEKSTTSAISGVASAVAMANLPQVSNIAGHRHNIAGSYGYYNGEHAFALGLSGLNETGNLVYKASGSLNTKGHVALGAGLGYQFDKLESRRKDMLTLQRNGNINLLDEKVYELDQEVTSLKNNVKNLEGANKVLNEKLQELEKIVNKLMNK, via the coding sequence ATGACAAATATAAACAAAGTGAAAAAGACACTTAAGTCATTTTTAAAAGGAAAAGTTAGTATAACAAAAAAGGTAACAATATTATTTTTAATAGCAGGTGTATCAGCATTTGCAGGATATAATAATGCAGCACTTCCATCTTGGATAAATGCTTCAGAAATCCCAGGAAGTTGGGTATTTACAAATATGGAACCAGATAATGCAAAAACAATTACAGGAAATAATAATATTGTTTTAGGGAGATTTGCTGGTGGAAATATTTCAGGAAGTCATAATTTTGTTGCAGGTCATAATGGTGCCGGTGGAGGAACAACTGGTATCAATAATATTTTGATGGGACAAGAAGCAGGGGTAAATACTGCTGGACATAATAATGTTGCATTAGGAGATAGAGCTGGTAAGAATGTTACTGGTAATAACAACTTTGCTGCAGGTCCATTTGGTGCCGGTACAGGTGTAACAGGGTACTACAATATTGCATTAGGTAATGAAACAGGTCAAAATGTAGGATATGCAGGAAATGTTCCAGGATTAGAATCTTCAAATAATAACACTGGAATGGGTAGAAATAATGTTGCTATAGGTAGAAAAGCAGGAAATAGCGTACAAGGAAATGAAAATGTTGCTATAGGAGCAAGAGTAGGTGAAGGTGTTGGTTCAAAAGCAACAACAAATAGTGAAGGAATATATAATATTGTAGTTGGAGTAGAAAGTGGAAATAATACTCAGGGTGTTTCTAACGTAGCTCTTGGTAGAAATGCTGGGAATAATGTAGATGGGTCATATAACTTTGCAGTAGGACCTGGTGCTGGAAATGGGACAAAGGGTTCTAATAATATATTTATGGGTGAGAATGCAGGAGTATTAAACGGAGTTATTGCTAATCATACAATATCTATTGGAGGACAAACTAAAGCATTAAAAGATAAAGTTATAGCAATAGGTTATGGTGCTCAAGCAAAAGAACTTAAGACAGTAGCTTTAGGTGGAAATGCAATAACTGACGTAGAAAATAGTGTATCATTAGGTAATGATACTGATACAGAAGGAACTGCAAATACAAGAACAAAAGGAACTGACAATACCTACACAACTGAAACAATATCTAATAAACTATCATTAAATTTTGCAGGAGGAGATCAAGTTGTAGGTGTAGTTAGTGTTGGAAATTCAAATCAAACAAGACGTATACAAAATGTAGCCCCTGGTTTAATTTCATCTACATCAACAGATGCAATTAATGGTTCTCAACTTTATGCATTAGCAGAAAAGGTTGCTAATATTGAAATTACAGCAGGAGGAGCATCACCTGTATTAAGCTTTACTGGGGATAATATAAAAACAACATCAGATGCAATAGGTAAAGTAGATTTAGGAACACAAAAACTTGCAATAAATGGAACTGATGGAAAAATAAAAACAGAGGTTGCTAAAGATGGACAAAGTGTTACTATTAATTTAGATGATGCTATAACAAATACTATTGCTGCAAAAGCGGATAAATCAGAAATTAAAACTTATGTAGTTGAAAATGGTAAAAATACTGTTGTTACAAAAGATGAATCAACTTCAGGAACAGTTAAATTTACTGTAGATGCAGAAAAAACAGTTGTAGTTGCAGGAACTGGTTTAAAAATGGTTTCAGAAGTTGCTGCTACTAAGGATAATAATTATGTCAACACATATACTTTAGGTTTAGCTGATGAAGTAGTTAATAAAATTGATGGAAAAGCAGATAAAACAGATATAGCAAAAACAACTTTAACAGTAACAGATGGAAAAGTTGCAGATTTAGAAGATGCAAACAAAACAAAATTGGTTACAGCAGATACAGTTAAAGATGCAATAAATAATACAGGATTCTTTATTAATTCAGGTAAAACAGAAGGAGAGAATACAGGAGCTAATAAGACTTTAGTTAAAGCTGGAGAAGAAGTTAAATTAATAGCAGGAAAAAATGTTACTATAGCTCAAAGTGGTAAAGAGTTTACTTTCTCTGTAGATTTACCTGAAATATCAAAAATAGAAGTTAAAGCAGAGGAAAACTCAGCAATAACTGTAACAAAAGATGCAAATAAAGATGTATATACTGTAGGAGTTAATGTTGACAATGATACTATAGTAATTCAAGATGGTAAATTAAAAGCAATAATTCCTTCTATAGAGCCAGGTACTATAACAGATGAGGTTGTAGAAGGGAATAAGCTTGCAAAAACAGATGAGCCTAATAAATATGCAACTGCAGGAACTGTAGTGAATGCTATAAATACTTTAGGTAATAATACTATAAAACTTGCTGGAAATAGTGGAGAAACAAATACTCAGAATTTAAATAAAGATGGTGGAATTAAGTTTGCTATTGAAGGAAATGGTTTAGTTAAAACAGAAGCAAAAGAAGATAAAGTTATTATAGATTTATCTGACGAAGCAAAAGAAAAATTAAATAAAATTGAAAATGTTGAAAAATCAACAACTTCGGCAATTTCTGGAGTAGCAAGTGCAGTAGCTATGGCTAACTTACCACAAGTAAGCAATATAGCAGGACATAGACATAATATTGCAGGATCATATGGATACTATAACGGAGAACATGCATTTGCATTAGGATTATCAGGATTAAATGAAACAGGAAACTTAGTATATAAGGCAAGTGGATCACTTAATACTAAAGGTCATGTTGCACTTGGAGCAGGACTTGGATATCAATTTGACAAATTAGAATCAAGAAGAAAAGATATGTTAACATTACAAAGAAATGGAAATATAAACTTACTTGATGAAAAGGTTTATGAATTAGATCAAGAAGTTACAAGCTTAAAAAATAATGTTAAAAATTTAGAAGGTGCAAATAAAGTATTAAATGAAAAATTACAGGAATTAGAAAAAATTGTAAATAAATTAATGAATAAATAA
- a CDS encoding YadA-like family protein has product MNNLNKVVRILKSNLKNKLSITKQTIILFLMMGMLGISEVISDNNKDSLHIGTVANNGRNNILVGDVATPGNYSIIFATKNGGGWHGNGKYKIAFGDGVNADGDVEYGIIFGNVAGHALSGKYKFIFGEAAGFRNNGEYNFAFGKASGRVVNGIYNFAFGNEAGQDIAGGNNISLLQGAGSQTNGHFNMAVGFQAGQITRGNYNYAFGPQSGKNTTGDENIAIGSHAGKDVSGNANYAFGRSAGQNVSGLGNIAFGENAGQNVKGLPNNEILGYSNVAIGKESGRNVISNQSLALGYRTGGHVGYVTWDNASNDFTANPREYVRNSETNPNGNIKSGAEHNTAVGANSGNYIAGQDNVALGEGAGNYIDGPEEGGAGNVGIGRKAGNRIYGNDNIALGASSSNRIKGSNNIGIGTSSSNQESYLIEKENTISMGTSADSIANNAISIGTNAKTFKIDSITIGKDSQNSGEKSIIVGSENTITSDKSGIFGYKNYVSYNPNIHVIGNNNGDFNNQISAQNGGIFGNNNKLPNTAINSRIIGNNNEITINDGFIVGNESKISGSHTVAFGNNINAKESQSVYLGFNSDFNSDSTKSAGNTTYSSYNLTDKNGVVKKTFDFAAPVPVGITTIGSIKSERRLQNVAAGLIGPNSTDAINGSQLYALADYVANLENQVNNTSPVKVVDGKNTSVTTGDDKGTTTYSVNVSGDLTEITSISNEGTKISLEDENKVNVNGATITNVSAGKADTDAVNVSQLNELKTQINNNKTTINNIENKISKTELTVDNGKVVNLDDENKDKLVSANTVKDAINNTGFFINSDRTFGENIGSKKTLVKAGEEVKLIAGRNVTINQSGKNFEISIDRHLATEFNIIGEDGIIAETSTENGRDIIIVKSDKSDIISKKGGEAKTTKEDGLVDAKTVVNAINALGNNTISLSGNTGNTDSQNLNKENGITFGIKGKGLVTTEANGNEILIDLTDETKEKINNIEKGAKSASTAANAGVASAVAMANLPQVSNIAGHRHNIAGAYGYYNGEHAFALGLSGLNETGNLVYKASGSLNTKGHVALGAGLGYQFDKLESRRKDMLTLQRNGNINLLDEKVYELDKEVNDLKTSVKYLEMSNKELKEENLKLNNRLEELENIVRKSFK; this is encoded by the coding sequence ATGAATAATTTAAATAAAGTTGTAAGAATTTTAAAATCAAATTTAAAAAATAAATTAAGTATCACAAAACAAACTATAATACTATTTTTAATGATGGGTATGTTAGGAATCTCAGAAGTAATTTCAGATAATAACAAAGATAGTTTACACATAGGTACAGTTGCAAATAATGGAAGAAATAATATACTGGTAGGAGATGTAGCAACACCTGGAAATTATAGTATAATATTTGCTACTAAAAATGGTGGTGGATGGCATGGAAATGGTAAGTATAAAATTGCATTTGGAGATGGTGTAAATGCTGATGGTGATGTAGAGTATGGAATAATATTTGGGAATGTTGCAGGACATGCTTTAAGTGGGAAATATAAGTTCATATTTGGAGAAGCAGCAGGATTTAGAAATAATGGAGAATATAATTTTGCATTTGGTAAAGCATCAGGAAGAGTAGTTAATGGAATCTATAATTTTGCTTTTGGAAATGAAGCTGGTCAAGATATAGCAGGAGGAAATAATATTTCCTTATTACAAGGTGCAGGATCTCAAACAAATGGTCATTTTAATATGGCTGTTGGATTCCAAGCAGGACAAATTACAAGAGGTAACTATAACTATGCTTTTGGTCCACAATCGGGGAAAAATACTACAGGAGATGAAAATATAGCAATAGGATCTCATGCAGGGAAAGATGTTTCTGGTAATGCTAACTATGCATTTGGACGTAGTGCAGGACAAAATGTATCTGGACTTGGAAATATAGCTTTTGGTGAAAATGCAGGTCAAAATGTAAAAGGGCTTCCTAATAATGAGATTTTAGGATACTCAAATGTAGCAATAGGAAAAGAGTCTGGAAGAAATGTAATATCGAATCAAAGTTTAGCTTTAGGTTATAGAACAGGTGGACATGTAGGATATGTTACTTGGGATAATGCATCTAATGATTTTACAGCTAACCCGAGAGAGTATGTTAGAAATAGTGAAACTAATCCAAATGGGAATATTAAATCTGGTGCAGAGCATAATACAGCAGTTGGAGCAAATTCTGGGAACTATATAGCAGGTCAAGATAATGTTGCTTTAGGAGAAGGTGCAGGAAACTATATAGATGGTCCAGAAGAAGGAGGAGCTGGAAATGTTGGTATAGGTAGAAAAGCGGGGAATAGAATTTATGGAAATGATAATATAGCTTTAGGAGCGAGTTCATCTAATAGAATTAAAGGATCAAATAATATAGGAATAGGAACTTCAAGTTCAAATCAAGAAAGTTATTTAATTGAAAAGGAAAATACTATTTCTATGGGGACTTCTGCAGATTCTATAGCAAATAATGCTATATCAATAGGAACTAATGCAAAAACATTTAAAATAGATTCAATTACTATAGGTAAAGATTCACAAAATAGTGGAGAAAAAAGTATAATAGTAGGTTCAGAAAATACGATTACATCGGATAAATCAGGAATTTTTGGCTATAAAAATTATGTTTCATATAATCCAAACATACATGTAATAGGAAATAATAATGGAGATTTTAATAACCAAATATCTGCACAAAATGGAGGAATCTTTGGAAATAACAATAAGTTACCAAATACAGCTATTAATAGCCGTATTATAGGAAATAATAACGAGATTACAATAAATGATGGATTTATTGTAGGAAATGAATCAAAAATAAGTGGTAGTCATACAGTTGCTTTTGGTAATAATATTAATGCAAAAGAAAGCCAAAGTGTTTATTTAGGATTTAATTCAGATTTCAATTCAGATTCAACAAAAAGTGCAGGAAATACTACATACAGTAGCTATAATTTAACTGATAAAAATGGAGTAGTTAAGAAAACTTTTGATTTTGCAGCTCCAGTTCCTGTGGGAATTACAACTATAGGTTCAATAAAAAGTGAAAGAAGATTACAAAATGTAGCCGCAGGGTTAATAGGACCAAATTCAACTGATGCAATTAATGGATCGCAGCTTTATGCTTTAGCAGATTATGTAGCTAATTTAGAAAATCAAGTTAATAATACAAGTCCAGTTAAGGTTGTTGATGGTAAAAACACATCAGTAACTACAGGAGATGATAAAGGGACAACAACTTATTCAGTTAATGTTAGTGGAGATTTAACTGAAATTACATCTATTTCAAATGAAGGAACTAAAATATCTTTAGAAGATGAAAATAAAGTGAATGTAAACGGGGCAACAATTACCAATGTATCGGCAGGAAAAGCTGATACAGATGCAGTAAATGTATCTCAATTAAATGAGTTAAAAACACAAATAAATAACAACAAAACTACAATAAATAATATAGAAAATAAAATTTCTAAAACAGAACTTACAGTAGATAATGGTAAAGTTGTTAATTTAGATGATGAAAATAAAGATAAATTAGTTTCAGCAAATACAGTTAAAGATGCAATAAATAATACTGGTTTCTTTATTAATTCAGATAGAACATTTGGTGAAAATATAGGAAGCAAGAAGACTCTAGTAAAAGCTGGAGAAGAAGTTAAATTAATTGCAGGTAGAAATGTTACTATAAATCAAAGTGGGAAAAATTTTGAAATATCAATAGATAGACATTTAGCAACAGAATTTAATATAATTGGTGAAGATGGAATAATAGCCGAAACTTCAACTGAAAATGGGAGAGATATTATTATTGTAAAATCAGATAAATCAGACATTATTTCAAAAAAGGGAGGAGAAGCTAAAACTACAAAAGAGGATGGATTAGTTGACGCTAAAACTGTAGTTAATGCTATCAATGCTTTAGGAAATAACACTATTAGTCTTTCAGGAAATACTGGAAATACAGATTCACAAAATTTAAATAAAGAAAATGGAATTACTTTTGGAATTAAAGGAAAAGGTTTAGTAACAACAGAAGCAAATGGAAATGAAATATTAATAGATTTAACTGATGAAACAAAAGAAAAGATTAATAATATAGAAAAAGGAGCTAAATCAGCTTCAACTGCAGCTAATGCAGGAGTAGCAAGTGCAGTAGCAATGGCAAACTTACCACAAGTAAGTAACATAGCAGGACATAGACATAATATTGCAGGAGCATATGGATACTATAACGGAGAACATGCATTTGCATTAGGATTATCAGGATTAAATGAAACAGGAAACTTAGTATATAAGGCAAGTGGATCATTAAATACTAAAGGACATGTAGCATTAGGAGCAGGACTTGGATATCAATTTGACAAATTAGAATCAAGAAGAAAAGATATGTTAACATTACAAAGAAATGGAAATATTAATTTACTTGATGAAAAGGTTTATGAATTAGATAAAGAAGTTAATGATTTAAAAACAAGTGTTAAGTATTTAGAAATGTCAAATAAGGAATTAAAAGAAGAAAATTTAAAATTAAATAATAGATTAGAAGAACTAGAAAATATAGTTAGAAAATCATTTAAATAA
- the rpsR gene encoding 30S ribosomal protein S18, producing MKPVAEFKKRKRRPKVKFKLEDIDYKNVDLLRNFMNDKGKISPSRVTGLDAKIQRKIAKAIKRARQIALLPYTRIEK from the coding sequence ATGAAACCAGTTGCTGAATTCAAAAAAAGAAAAAGAAGACCAAAAGTTAAATTTAAACTTGAAGATATAGATTATAAAAATGTGGATTTATTAAGAAACTTTATGAATGATAAAGGTAAAATATCTCCATCAAGAGTAACAGGGTTAGATGCTAAAATTCAAAGAAAAATTGCAAAAGCAATTAAAAGAGCAAGACAAATAGCATTATTACCATATACAAGAATAGAAAAATAA